The DNA window GGCCTTGTTCCAGCACCCCTGCACGATCAGGTCGATGCCCAGCTCGCCGGCACGGGCCTCCACCACATGCGAGCTGCGGCCGGTGAGGATGGCCGGGCGAATGCCGGCGCGTTGCACCAGCTTGATGCCGTGGCCGTCGCGGACATGGAAGTGTTTGTGCTCGATGCCACGGTTATCGAGGGTGATGCGGCCGTCGGTGAGCACACCATCGACATCGAGCACCAGCATCCTGATGGAGGCCGCAGCGGCGAGTGGAAAGGGGGGGCGCTGCCGTGCCATCAGGCGATGCCCTGCTGCAGCAGATCGTGCAGGTGGACGATACCCACCACCCTGCCGGCGTCGTCCTCGACGAAGAGGGCGGTGATCTTGTGCTCCTCCATGCGCAGCACCGCCTCCGAGGCGAGTCGGTCGGGGGCGATGCAGCGGGGGGCGCCGTGGAGAAAACGGGAGACCGGGGTGCTCATGTCGGGCGATCCCCCCTCCAGGATGCGGCGCAGGTCGCCGTCGGTCATGCAGCCGACCAGCCGCCCGGCCTCGGTGATGCCGGTGATGCCCAGCCGGCAGCGGCTCATGGTCAGGATCGCCTCGCGCAACGGCGTTCGCACGTCGACCAGCGGCAGTTGATCGCCGCGGTGCATCACCTCCTCGACCCGCAGCAGCCGCCTGCCCAGCGCGCCTGCCGGGTGGACGCGGGCGAAATCCTCCGGCCGGAAGCCGCGGTGGCGCAGGGTGACCACCACCAGCGCGTCGCCCAGGGCCAGGGTGGCGGTGGTCGATGCGGTGGGGGCGAGGTTCATCGGGCAGGCCTCCTGCCGCACCGGCACATGGAGGGTGATGGAGGCGTGGCGGGCCAGGGTGGAGTCGGGGTTGCCGGTGATGGCGATGATCGGCGTCCCCAGCCGGGTGACGGTGGGCAGCAGGGCGCAGACCTCGGCGGTCTGGCCGCTGTGCGAGAGGGCGAGCAGCAGGTCGTGGCGGGTGATCATGCCGAGGTCGCCGTGCAGCGCCTCGGCGGCGTGGACGAAGAAGGAGGGGGTGCCGGTGGAGGCGAAGCTGGCCGCGATCTTGCGGGCGATGATGCCCGACTTGCCCATGCCGACCACCACCAGCCGCCCGCGTGTGGCGAGGATGGCGTCGATCGCCCG is part of the Zetaproteobacteria bacterium genome and encodes:
- a CDS encoding phenylphosphate carboxylase subunit delta, encoding MLVLDVDGVLTDGRITLDNRGIEHKHFHVRDGHGIKLVQRAGIRPAILTGRSSHVVEARAGELGIDLIVQGCWNKA
- a CDS encoding KpsF/GutQ family sugar-phosphate isomerase; its protein translation is MAVTHPSWVAQGREVLRLEREAIAAVEQSLDRAFDRAIDAILATRGRLVVVGMGKSGIIARKIAASFASTGTPSFFVHAAEALHGDLGMITRHDLLLALSHSGQTAEVCALLPTVTRLGTPIIAITGNPDSTLARHASITLHVPVRQEACPMNLAPTASTTATLALGDALVVVTLRHRGFRPEDFARVHPAGALGRRLLRVEEVMHRGDQLPLVDVRTPLREAILTMSRCRLGITGITEAGRLVGCMTDGDLRRILEGGSPDMSTPVSRFLHGAPRCIAPDRLASEAVLRMEEHKITALFVEDDAGRVVGIVHLHDLLQQGIA